The following proteins are encoded in a genomic region of Corynebacterium atypicum:
- a CDS encoding DUF6912 family protein: MRVYLPATFSMLAELERESVISCPGGWAFAVTDALREFYSAGGDEEELSEAAFDQAALASLRLLAAGAVERHPHRRVVISADVADAAISVSPEQGEAVVRLDPAEISVEHVAAIHVDIAEAEEATAKAVELIDAADLGDEDAELAVGDAQDNWLAYYAPEELGALVELL, encoded by the coding sequence ATGCGGGTCTACCTGCCGGCGACGTTTAGCATGTTGGCCGAACTCGAGCGGGAATCTGTGATCAGCTGCCCCGGCGGGTGGGCGTTTGCGGTCACGGACGCGCTGCGCGAGTTCTATTCGGCCGGCGGCGACGAGGAGGAGCTTTCCGAGGCTGCGTTCGACCAGGCGGCGTTGGCAAGCCTGCGGCTCTTGGCCGCGGGGGCAGTGGAGCGTCACCCGCACCGCAGGGTGGTGATCTCCGCCGACGTCGCGGATGCCGCCATCTCCGTGAGCCCGGAGCAGGGCGAGGCGGTGGTGCGGCTAGACCCCGCGGAAATCTCGGTGGAGCACGTCGCCGCCATCCACGTTGACATCGCGGAGGCGGAGGAGGCCACGGCTAAGGCGGTGGAGCTTATCGACGCCGCGGACCTGGGCGACGAGGACGCCGAGCTCGCCGTTGGCGACGCGCAGGACAACTGGTTGGCCTATTACGCCCCCGAGGAGCTCGGGGCGCTCGTCGAGCTGCTGTAA
- the aroA gene encoding 3-phosphoshikimate 1-carboxyvinyltransferase has protein sequence MTTNVPSFSPDLWPAPQVTGQLRWTQRVPGSKSMTNRALVLAALADGPSQLIGALCSRDTDLMAAALSGLGAKIRGSEQYTGSDSTTLSVEPGQLHGGTVDCGLAGTVMRFVPPVAATTPAGCHIVFDGDAQARRRPMREILQALRALGVAVDGAGLPCTVHGGGARGGKVTIDASGSSQFVSGLLLSAPRFTEGIQVHHQGPQLPSVPHIDMTVSMLRAAGADVKVAADGHTWRVAPGKLQGRTWVIEPDLSNAAPFLAAAAVSGGTVLVVGWPRSTDQPGDRMREILAAMGAQVRFVRSDDPDHDQDLSVTGPEAGTLTGIDINMRDIGELAPTVSALAALATTPSRLTGIAHLRGHETDRLKALSCELTGLGGNCVETPDGLEIEPAALHGGVWHSYADHRMATAGAILGLRVGGVFVEDIQTTAKTLPGFQLMWQAMVDGTARG, from the coding sequence GTGACTACAAACGTGCCGTCTTTCAGCCCTGATCTGTGGCCCGCCCCGCAGGTAACCGGTCAGTTGCGCTGGACCCAGCGGGTGCCCGGCTCGAAGTCGATGACCAACAGGGCGCTCGTGCTCGCCGCTCTTGCCGACGGCCCCTCGCAGCTCATCGGCGCGTTGTGCTCGCGCGACACTGATCTCATGGCCGCCGCGCTCAGCGGCTTGGGCGCGAAGATCCGCGGCAGCGAGCAGTACACGGGTAGCGATTCCACAACGCTTTCTGTCGAGCCGGGCCAGCTGCACGGCGGCACGGTCGACTGCGGGCTGGCTGGCACCGTGATGCGGTTCGTGCCCCCGGTTGCAGCGACCACGCCCGCCGGCTGCCACATTGTGTTTGACGGAGACGCCCAGGCGCGGCGGCGCCCCATGCGGGAGATTCTTCAGGCCCTGCGCGCGCTCGGCGTCGCGGTCGACGGCGCGGGGCTGCCGTGCACCGTCCACGGCGGCGGGGCTCGCGGCGGCAAGGTGACTATCGACGCCTCGGGGTCCTCGCAGTTCGTCTCCGGGCTGTTGCTTTCTGCCCCACGGTTCACCGAAGGCATACAGGTCCACCACCAGGGCCCGCAGCTGCCGTCCGTGCCCCACATCGACATGACCGTGTCCATGCTGCGCGCAGCCGGCGCCGACGTCAAGGTCGCCGCCGACGGCCACACCTGGCGGGTAGCCCCCGGCAAGCTCCAGGGGCGCACCTGGGTGATCGAACCGGACCTGTCTAACGCCGCTCCCTTCCTGGCCGCCGCGGCGGTCTCCGGGGGCACCGTGCTCGTGGTCGGTTGGCCCCGGAGCACCGATCAGCCCGGCGACCGCATGCGGGAGATTTTGGCCGCGATGGGCGCCCAGGTGCGCTTTGTCCGAAGCGACGACCCCGACCACGACCAGGACTTGAGCGTGACCGGGCCCGAGGCCGGCACACTCACCGGCATCGATATCAATATGCGCGACATCGGGGAACTCGCCCCGACGGTGAGTGCCCTGGCGGCGCTGGCCACGACGCCGAGCCGGCTCACCGGCATCGCGCACCTGCGCGGCCACGAGACCGACCGGCTCAAGGCGCTCTCATGCGAATTGACCGGGCTCGGCGGGAACTGCGTGGAAACTCCGGACGGGCTGGAGATCGAGCCCGCAGCGCTACACGGCGGCGTCTGGCACTCCTACGCCGATCACCGGATGGCCACGGCCGGGGCCATCCTCGGTCTGCGAGTCGGCGGGGTGTTCGTCGAAGATATTCAGACCACCGCCAAGACGCTGCCCGGCTTCCAGCTCATGTGGCAGGCGATGGTAGACGGTACCGCCCGTGGCTAG
- a CDS encoding HAD-IA family hydrolase, producing the protein MRGLIVDYVGVLDGDEEEQRRWRALFSAAREIGVSLAILSNDPGGPDAEPIREWEFRGIVDAVLLSGEIGADKPSREAFQAAADALDLPMRDCVFVDDSIVNVRAAVENGLIGIMYQNFDRAVVEITNLFDIDGEF; encoded by the coding sequence GTGCGAGGGTTGATCGTCGACTATGTGGGCGTGCTTGATGGCGACGAAGAGGAGCAGCGTCGCTGGCGCGCCCTATTTTCGGCCGCGCGCGAGATCGGGGTGTCGCTGGCGATCTTGTCCAACGACCCGGGCGGTCCGGATGCTGAGCCGATCCGGGAGTGGGAGTTTAGAGGCATCGTGGACGCGGTGTTGCTCTCCGGCGAGATCGGGGCCGACAAGCCATCTCGGGAGGCCTTTCAGGCGGCGGCTGATGCGCTTGACCTGCCGATGCGCGACTGCGTCTTCGTGGACGACTCGATCGTCAACGTGCGCGCAGCCGTGGAAAACGGCCTGATCGGCATCATGTACCAGAACTTCGACCGCGCGGTGGTGGAGATTACCAATCTCTTCGATATCGACGGCGAGTTCTAG
- the rsgA gene encoding ribosome small subunit-dependent GTPase A gives MARRRFDESDVHIRPGKGSRPRTKKRPAHKDAVFGMVVTKDRGRWGVVLDSAAPESAAVLGGSPSSTQVVCMRARELGRTPIEVGDRVGVVGDTSGNPGTLARIVKLAERTSVLRRTADDTDSYERIVVANAEQLLVVCAVADPPPRSGFVERSLIAAFAGGIQPIIVLTKSDLADPQPFAAEFAALDVPVIVCGIGDPLGPLSEVLAGRITALVGHSGVGKSTLVNRLVPHAKRATAAVSGVGKGRHTSTQSVALQLPDPRGGWIIDTPGIRSFGLAHVDADQVVGVFSDLEEATADCPRGCTHLGPPADPECGLDNLDGASARRAQAVRRLLAALRTNVDWE, from the coding sequence GTGGCTAGGCGGCGCTTCGACGAGTCGGACGTCCACATCCGCCCCGGCAAAGGGTCCCGGCCGCGCACCAAGAAACGCCCGGCGCACAAGGACGCCGTCTTCGGGATGGTGGTGACTAAAGACCGCGGCCGCTGGGGCGTCGTCCTCGACTCCGCTGCGCCCGAGTCGGCCGCGGTGCTAGGCGGCTCCCCCTCGTCCACGCAGGTGGTGTGCATGCGGGCCCGGGAGCTCGGTCGCACGCCCATCGAAGTCGGCGACCGGGTGGGGGTGGTCGGCGATACCTCGGGCAACCCGGGCACGCTGGCCAGAATCGTCAAGCTCGCCGAGCGCACGAGCGTGCTGCGGCGCACTGCCGACGACACCGACTCCTACGAGCGGATCGTCGTGGCCAACGCCGAGCAGCTGCTCGTCGTCTGCGCCGTCGCAGACCCACCGCCGCGGTCCGGGTTTGTCGAAAGGTCCCTGATCGCTGCCTTTGCCGGCGGAATCCAGCCCATCATCGTGCTGACCAAATCCGATCTCGCCGATCCCCAGCCCTTCGCCGCCGAGTTTGCCGCGCTCGACGTTCCAGTCATCGTCTGCGGGATCGGCGATCCCCTCGGCCCCCTAAGCGAGGTGCTCGCCGGCCGGATCACCGCGCTCGTTGGCCACTCGGGTGTGGGCAAATCGACGCTGGTTAACCGCCTCGTGCCCCATGCTAAGAGAGCCACGGCGGCCGTCTCCGGGGTGGGAAAGGGCCGGCACACCTCGACCCAGTCGGTCGCGCTGCAGCTGCCCGACCCCCGCGGCGGGTGGATCATCGACACCCCGGGGATCCGCTCCTTCGGACTCGCCCACGTCGACGCCGACCAGGTGGTAGGGGTTTTCAGCGATCTGGAGGAGGCGACGGCGGACTGCCCGCGCGGCTGCACCCATCTCGGCCCTCCGGCCGACCCGGAATGCGGCCTGGACAACCTCGACGGGGCCAGCGCCCGCCGCGCGCAGGCGGTGCGCCGCCTGCTGGCCGCACTGCGCACCAACGTCGACTGGGAGTAG